The following coding sequences lie in one Methyloterricola oryzae genomic window:
- a CDS encoding zinc-dependent alcohol dehydrogenase family protein, translating into MRAMVMKQIVSLEQCREPLTLADLPIPEPGPGELLVRVVTCGVCHTELDEIEGRTPPPNLPTVPGHQVVGRVAALGAGTVGFACGQRVGVAWIHSACGVCHHCLGGNENLCSRFRATGRDVNGGYAEYMTVPAAFAHPVPDVFSDVEAAPLLCAGAIGYRSIRLAAPVAGKAIGLTGFGASAHLVLKVLRHLHPDLKVYVFARNPKERAFALELGASWAGGSDDAPPQKLASIIDTTPVWNTVVSALGHLEPGGRLVINAIRKEDSDKNALLRLDYPAHLWLEKEIKSVANVTRADVREFLVLAAQIPIRPDVEEFPLEEANRALVELKQREVRGAKVLRIG; encoded by the coding sequence ATGCGAGCCATGGTGATGAAGCAGATCGTCAGTCTGGAACAATGCCGCGAGCCACTGACCTTAGCTGATCTTCCGATTCCGGAGCCGGGGCCCGGTGAACTGTTGGTTCGCGTCGTCACCTGCGGCGTGTGCCACACCGAACTGGACGAAATCGAGGGCAGAACCCCACCGCCCAATTTGCCGACGGTGCCAGGGCATCAGGTGGTGGGCCGCGTGGCCGCGCTGGGCGCCGGTACGGTTGGCTTCGCGTGTGGACAGCGCGTGGGCGTGGCCTGGATTCATTCGGCTTGCGGTGTCTGCCATCACTGTCTGGGCGGTAACGAAAACCTCTGCAGCCGGTTCCGCGCCACGGGACGGGACGTCAACGGCGGTTATGCGGAATACATGACAGTTCCCGCCGCTTTCGCCCACCCGGTGCCCGATGTCTTCAGCGACGTGGAAGCGGCACCGCTGCTGTGCGCGGGAGCCATCGGCTACCGTTCGATCCGGCTGGCTGCACCGGTGGCGGGGAAGGCGATCGGGCTGACCGGCTTCGGTGCCTCGGCCCATCTAGTCTTGAAAGTGCTGCGCCATCTTCACCCGGATCTGAAGGTATACGTGTTCGCGCGTAATCCGAAGGAGCGCGCCTTCGCGCTAGAATTGGGCGCAAGTTGGGCCGGTGGCAGCGATGACGCACCGCCGCAGAAACTGGCGAGTATCATCGACACCACGCCGGTTTGGAACACGGTGGTTTCCGCCTTGGGGCATCTGGAACCCGGGGGCCGGCTGGTGATCAACGCGATCCGCAAGGAAGATTCCGATAAGAACGCCTTGTTGCGCCTCGATTACCCGGCCCATCTGTGGCTGGAGAAGGAGATCAAGAGCGTCGCCAACGTGACGCGGGCCGACGTGCGGGAGTTTCTGGTCCTGGCGGCGCAGATCCCGATTCGCCCGGATGTGGAGGAATTTCCGCTGGAGGAGGCGAATCGCGCTTTGGTGGAGTTGAAGCAGCGCGAGGTCCGTGGCGCCAAGGTGCTAAGAATAGGCTGA
- a CDS encoding proline dehydrogenase family protein → MTVNDWKTTRGTIRSASDGGPDGGCSKADAVDGLESVHGLVDIWKSSACQLDSPIQDLIWSKAALETISAGDQLRIFVHREPDGSFAIAPLTHSPESPRLLNMLGVRRLGEPMDFLYTDASALAGLANKLCREGCAIALERVFADSPVIAALTQAFKGRGWVHLVPQGACPYIPLDEGWLEPEQRFNAGRRSDFRRARRRAEALGTVTFEIHAPTPSQLDPLLAEAFRVEGLGWKGIRGTSLQRDEPLGEFYRHYARMACEQGILRIGFMRIAGTAVATQIAAEHGGRFWLLKVGYDESYASCSAGHLLMLHTLRYAAERGCLSYEFLGYAESWTNVWTPLKRDCVEVRVYPFNRSGLTNFLPRLKQSILRRSRPIRRRAARFIDRRLPERVRQAYIAGPKLEDAIAACHKFSGQGIASTVGYWNEADEDSRSVTDAYLATVTAVSAEGLDSYVSVKAPTVAFSFALMTEVVEQAREANVGIHFDSLGPEAADATFEMISSAVQRFPRIGCTLPGRWRRSLDDAQRAVELGLNVRVVKGQWKDPDAPDIDLRQGYLAVIDRLAGGAQHVAVATHDAWLVREALRRLQAAGTSCELELLYGLPTAAARAVAREMGVGVRLYVPYGEAYLPYALSQAVRKPHIVAWILRDTVVRALRRVLGRDEF, encoded by the coding sequence ATGACAGTGAACGATTGGAAAACGACACGCGGGACGATCCGCTCAGCGTCTGATGGCGGGCCTGATGGGGGCTGCAGCAAGGCCGATGCGGTCGATGGTCTCGAATCAGTGCATGGGTTGGTCGACATCTGGAAGTCTTCCGCCTGTCAGTTGGACAGTCCCATTCAGGATCTGATCTGGTCAAAGGCCGCCTTGGAGACCATCAGTGCTGGCGATCAACTGCGCATTTTTGTCCACCGTGAGCCGGACGGTTCCTTTGCCATCGCACCCCTGACCCATAGTCCTGAGTCTCCGCGGCTGCTGAATATGCTGGGGGTGAGGCGGCTGGGTGAGCCCATGGATTTCCTCTACACGGATGCTTCGGCGCTTGCCGGGCTGGCTAACAAGCTCTGCCGAGAGGGCTGTGCCATCGCCCTTGAAAGGGTCTTCGCAGATTCTCCTGTCATTGCCGCCTTGACGCAGGCTTTCAAGGGGCGGGGCTGGGTGCACCTTGTCCCTCAAGGGGCGTGTCCTTACATTCCGCTCGACGAGGGTTGGCTGGAGCCTGAGCAGCGGTTTAATGCCGGTCGACGTTCTGATTTTCGAAGGGCCCGGCGCCGCGCTGAAGCCTTGGGTACGGTTACGTTCGAAATTCACGCGCCGACGCCCAGCCAGTTGGATCCCTTGCTGGCTGAGGCATTTCGGGTTGAGGGACTGGGCTGGAAGGGAATTCGGGGTACTTCACTCCAACGGGATGAGCCCCTCGGTGAATTTTATCGGCATTATGCGCGCATGGCCTGTGAGCAGGGAATTCTCCGCATCGGCTTCATGCGCATCGCCGGCACGGCGGTTGCAACGCAGATTGCCGCAGAGCACGGGGGCCGATTCTGGCTCCTCAAGGTCGGCTACGACGAAAGCTACGCAAGCTGCTCCGCCGGCCATCTGCTGATGCTGCATACCTTGCGTTATGCTGCCGAAAGGGGCTGCCTATCCTATGAGTTTCTCGGCTACGCCGAAAGTTGGACGAACGTGTGGACACCGCTCAAGCGGGACTGCGTCGAGGTCCGGGTTTATCCATTCAATCGCAGCGGCCTTACCAATTTCCTGCCGCGTCTAAAGCAGTCGATTCTGCGGCGCTCCAGGCCCATCAGACGTCGGGCGGCTCGTTTCATCGACCGTCGGTTGCCTGAGCGTGTGCGGCAGGCCTATATAGCGGGTCCGAAGCTCGAGGATGCGATTGCTGCCTGTCATAAGTTCTCTGGGCAGGGAATTGCCAGCACGGTGGGTTACTGGAACGAGGCAGACGAAGATTCCCGGTCAGTCACCGACGCCTATCTTGCCACCGTGACTGCGGTCAGTGCGGAAGGACTGGATTCCTACGTGTCGGTAAAAGCCCCCACCGTGGCATTTTCGTTCGCTTTGATGACCGAGGTGGTCGAGCAGGCGCGCGAGGCCAATGTCGGTATCCACTTCGATTCCCTTGGGCCGGAAGCGGCGGATGCGACTTTCGAGATGATCTCTTCCGCCGTCCAGCGTTTTCCCCGGATTGGATGTACGCTGCCAGGCCGATGGCGGCGGAGCCTCGACGACGCGCAGCGGGCGGTGGAATTGGGCCTGAACGTGCGAGTCGTGAAGGGCCAATGGAAGGATCCTGATGCTCCCGACATTGACCTGCGGCAGGGTTACCTTGCAGTCATTGACCGCTTAGCGGGCGGTGCGCAGCATGTGGCGGTTGCAACGCATGATGCGTGGCTCGTGCGCGAGGCGCTGCGCCGACTGCAAGCGGCCGGCACGTCCTGTGAGTTGGAGCTGTTGTACGGTCTTCCCACGGCGGCCGCGCGCGCCGTTGCCCGGGAAATGGGCGTCGGTGTCAGGCTCTATGTCCCGTATGGGGAGGCCTATCTGCCCTACGCGCTGTCCCAGGCTGTCAGGAAACCGCACATCGTGGCCTGGATACTTCGGGATACTGTAGTCAGGGCGCTACGGCGAGTCCTGGGAAGAGACGAGTTCTAG
- a CDS encoding CheR family methyltransferase, whose translation MSPKPASITEREFSQFSKLIYDRAGIHMPDSKMALVSGRLAKRIQHYQLESYGDYFRLISGGEYADELQTAIDLLTTNETHFFREPKHMEFLRDHVLSGWRPSQSFRLWCAASSTGEEPYTLAMVLADTLGNGPWEITGSDISMRCLEKARGGLYAMQRAAEIPKDYLRRFCLRGVGSQSGQFLIERGLRERVRFLYVNLIEDLPELGQFDTIFLRNVMIYFDIATKRRVISRMLPLLRKGGYFIISHSESLNGVSDAFEFISPSIYRKP comes from the coding sequence GTGAGCCCGAAGCCTGCCTCGATCACCGAGCGTGAATTCTCGCAGTTCAGCAAGCTCATTTACGACCGTGCCGGCATTCACATGCCGGACTCCAAGATGGCGCTGGTCAGCGGCCGGCTGGCAAAGCGAATTCAGCACTACCAACTGGAGAGCTACGGCGATTACTTCCGTTTGATCTCGGGCGGCGAGTACGCTGACGAGTTGCAGACGGCGATCGACCTGCTGACCACCAACGAAACGCACTTCTTCCGCGAGCCCAAGCACATGGAGTTTCTGCGTGACCATGTGTTGAGCGGCTGGAGGCCGAGCCAGTCCTTCCGTCTCTGGTGCGCGGCCAGTTCCACCGGCGAGGAACCCTACACCCTGGCCATGGTGCTGGCGGATACGCTCGGTAATGGGCCCTGGGAAATTACGGGTTCGGACATCAGCATGCGCTGCCTGGAAAAGGCGCGCGGCGGCTTGTATGCGATGCAGCGCGCGGCGGAGATTCCCAAGGATTACCTCCGCAGGTTTTGCCTCAGGGGCGTGGGCAGCCAGTCGGGCCAATTTCTGATTGAACGCGGTTTGCGCGAGAGGGTCCGATTCCTCTATGTGAACCTGATTGAAGACCTGCCGGAACTCGGGCAATTCGATACGATCTTCCTGCGGAATGTGATGATTTATTTCGACATCGCGACCAAGCGCCGCGTAATTTCCAGAATGCTGCCGCTACTAAGGAAAGGAGGCTATTTCATCATCAGTCATTCGGAAAGTCTCAATGGCGTCAGCGATGCCTTCGAGTTCATTTCCCCGTCCATCTACCGAAAGCCATGA
- a CDS encoding protein-L-isoaspartate(D-aspartate) O-methyltransferase: MNDMTRMMLDIDAEMKLTRPYTGMEALAPRVIQAIRQVPRDQFLPEETRAYAFYDGPVPIGFGQTISQPFIVALMTDLLQPEPEHSVLEIGTGSCYQAAVLSLLVRQVYSVEIIPELARQARERLDGLGYRNVSACLGDGYYGWPEHAPYDGIIVTAAAPEVPEPLLEQLKPGGRLVIPIGPPYQYQELRLIEKAEDGSYASRKILGVAFVPLTGQHPFAKPETLGGP, encoded by the coding sequence ATGAATGACATGACCCGCATGATGCTCGACATCGATGCCGAAATGAAATTGACGCGGCCCTATACGGGCATGGAGGCGTTGGCGCCACGGGTGATACAAGCCATTCGGCAGGTGCCGCGGGATCAGTTTCTGCCGGAGGAAACCCGCGCCTACGCCTTCTATGATGGACCGGTCCCCATTGGCTTCGGCCAAACCATTTCGCAACCATTCATCGTGGCGCTGATGACGGACTTGTTGCAGCCCGAGCCCGAGCACAGCGTGCTCGAAATCGGCACCGGGTCTTGTTACCAAGCCGCTGTTCTCTCGCTCCTAGTTAGGCAGGTGTATTCGGTCGAGATCATTCCCGAACTGGCGCGGCAAGCGCGGGAGCGTCTGGACGGGCTGGGTTACCGCAATGTTTCCGCCTGTCTGGGTGACGGCTATTACGGATGGCCGGAGCATGCGCCCTATGACGGCATCATCGTGACGGCGGCGGCGCCGGAGGTGCCGGAGCCGCTGCTCGAACAGCTGAAGCCTGGCGGACGCTTGGTGATCCCGATTGGACCGCCCTATCAATATCAGGAATTGCGGCTGATAGAAAAGGCCGAGGATGGCTCCTATGCGAGTCGGAAAATTCTCGGAGTCGCTTTCGTGCCGCTCACGGGACAGCATCCCTTCGCTAAGCCCGAGACTTTGGGCGGGCCATGA
- a CDS encoding methyl-accepting chemotaxis protein, with protein sequence MHTTASEGMHQILLILEDTDGVDARGLCARMQTVGWEVQEITEPMLEALPEARQPAAWMRARVESGGPVPTCPVEKLGACREQLQSARTETREKVTALAARFSSLINLLQAAHLPGGGEDGAQDSAADAMERSSRELEALMDTLEQIRKGRLGIAEDIAGMRRYIAELTDMSAQMANIAMQTNLLAMNAAIEVAHAAESGKGFAVVIEEVRKLSAHTAETSQKMNHDVRLVADALKNTSQVSAEWTRRDAAVVSETETAVSKVLGNFSEISKGLHMASQILHEAHARVGDDISEVLVSLQFEDRIAQILEHVMEHMQELQRLLGDETAASELASLDASAWLDRMKQSYTTQEQHYDHVGASQESPADSDITFF encoded by the coding sequence ATGCATACAACAGCCAGCGAAGGCATGCATCAAATTCTGCTGATCCTCGAAGACACTGACGGGGTAGATGCCAGGGGCCTATGCGCTCGAATGCAGACTGTAGGCTGGGAGGTTCAGGAGATCACAGAGCCCATGCTTGAAGCCCTGCCGGAAGCGAGGCAGCCGGCCGCCTGGATGCGGGCCCGGGTTGAATCGGGTGGGCCGGTGCCTACCTGTCCTGTGGAGAAGCTTGGCGCCTGTCGCGAACAACTGCAGTCCGCCCGGACCGAAACCCGCGAGAAGGTGACGGCCCTCGCCGCTCGCTTCAGTTCTTTGATCAATTTGCTGCAGGCAGCGCATCTGCCTGGCGGCGGCGAAGACGGCGCCCAGGACAGCGCCGCGGATGCAATGGAGCGCAGCAGCAGGGAGTTGGAAGCCCTGATGGACACCTTGGAGCAGATACGTAAGGGGCGACTGGGGATTGCCGAGGATATCGCGGGCATGCGCCGCTACATCGCGGAATTGACCGACATGTCCGCGCAGATGGCCAATATCGCGATGCAGACTAATCTGCTGGCCATGAATGCCGCCATCGAGGTGGCGCACGCGGCCGAGTCGGGCAAGGGCTTCGCCGTGGTGATCGAGGAAGTGCGCAAGCTGTCGGCGCACACGGCAGAAACCAGTCAGAAGATGAACCACGATGTGCGCCTCGTCGCCGATGCATTGAAGAATACCTCGCAGGTTTCGGCAGAGTGGACCCGGCGGGACGCGGCCGTGGTGAGCGAGACCGAGACCGCTGTGTCCAAGGTGCTAGGCAATTTCAGCGAGATCTCCAAAGGCCTGCACATGGCGTCGCAAATCCTGCATGAGGCGCACGCGCGGGTGGGCGACGATATAAGCGAGGTGCTGGTCTCGCTCCAGTTCGAGGACCGGATCGCCCAGATCCTCGAGCACGTGATGGAACACATGCAGGAACTGCAACGCCTGCTGGGTGACGAAACCGCAGCCTCCGAATTGGCGTCGCTGGACGCCTCCGCCTGGCTGGATCGGATGAAGCAGAGTTACACCACCCAGGAGCAGCACTACGACCACGTGGGTGCTTCCCAGGAGTCACCTGCAGATTCCGACATAACGTTCTTTTGA
- a CDS encoding chemotaxis protein CheD, producing the protein MKSAPKPDDLVEIFLKPGEFHFGGPDKRIRTVLGSCVSLVFWHPDRHVGGMCHYLLPSRNGNAKSGELDGRYADEALELLLREIRRCGTLPGEYQVKLFGGGDMFPKSPKIPATQVGRRNVEAARDLIKRYNLNCVGEHLEGIGHRNVIFDVWSGHVWLKHQEPCDS; encoded by the coding sequence ATGAAGTCTGCGCCCAAGCCCGACGATCTCGTCGAAATTTTCCTGAAGCCCGGTGAGTTCCATTTCGGTGGTCCGGACAAACGCATTCGCACGGTGCTCGGCTCCTGCGTTTCCCTGGTGTTCTGGCATCCGGATCGCCATGTGGGCGGAATGTGTCACTACTTGCTGCCCTCGCGCAATGGCAATGCCAAGTCCGGCGAGCTTGACGGGCGTTATGCTGATGAGGCCTTGGAATTGCTGCTCAGGGAGATCCGCCGTTGTGGAACCCTGCCAGGCGAATATCAGGTGAAGCTGTTCGGTGGCGGCGACATGTTTCCCAAATCGCCCAAGATTCCCGCGACCCAGGTGGGACGCCGCAATGTGGAAGCCGCCCGGGATCTGATCAAGCGCTATAACCTGAATTGCGTGGGCGAGCACCTGGAGGGTATCGGTCACCGCAATGTGATATTCGATGTCTGGAGCGGGCACGTCTGGCTCAAGCATCAGGAACCGTGTGACTCCTAG
- a CDS encoding methyl-accepting chemotaxis protein gives MSRTCLLITSPSLSQDAITAAAGKLGLTVVAQGEAASLADAVMAADSDAFANDAEQVRQAICREALPIWSRQIDTVRSQMDEAVAAIAGEFQRILADLNQGVAASDLARAHGWGNPLAVVAESQRELGEVVETLRGARAGQAVIVEQLNGLMRFTGDLDTMATQMHAIAWQTKMLALNSAIKAAHAGRHGLALAVIAGEIHLLAVYSAETSSKMGQIASTINEAIKTTVELSSELMRRDAEAISTIAASIDRMIEEFKAVTQRLSVYGQTLQRTNGRVQAEIGQILQSLEFAHAVSDELADVSRAFTEPMTSV, from the coding sequence ATGTCCCGAACCTGTCTCCTGATCACTTCACCGTCACTATCCCAGGATGCGATTACCGCTGCAGCCGGAAAATTGGGCCTGACCGTCGTGGCTCAAGGCGAGGCAGCCTCGCTTGCTGACGCAGTGATGGCGGCGGATTCCGATGCCTTCGCGAACGATGCCGAGCAGGTGCGCCAAGCTATCTGCCGCGAGGCCTTGCCCATCTGGTCCCGTCAGATCGATACCGTGCGCAGCCAGATGGACGAGGCGGTGGCCGCCATAGCCGGGGAATTTCAGCGCATTCTGGCTGACCTGAACCAGGGCGTCGCGGCATCCGATCTGGCCCGGGCCCATGGCTGGGGCAACCCCTTGGCCGTCGTCGCCGAGAGTCAGCGTGAACTGGGCGAGGTGGTGGAGACGCTGCGCGGTGCTCGTGCCGGACAGGCAGTCATCGTCGAGCAGCTCAATGGACTGATGCGGTTTACCGGGGATCTGGACACCATGGCCACGCAGATGCATGCGATCGCGTGGCAGACTAAGATGCTGGCCCTGAATTCGGCTATCAAGGCTGCCCACGCGGGCCGGCATGGATTAGCCCTGGCGGTTATCGCCGGAGAGATACATCTGCTCGCGGTCTATTCTGCCGAGACCAGCAGCAAGATGGGGCAGATTGCTTCCACCATCAACGAGGCGATCAAGACCACCGTGGAACTGTCCTCGGAACTGATGCGGCGCGACGCCGAGGCGATCAGCACCATTGCTGCTTCCATCGACCGCATGATCGAGGAATTCAAGGCGGTGACCCAGCGGTTGAGTGTCTACGGGCAAACGCTGCAGCGCACCAACGGGCGCGTTCAGGCAGAAATTGGACAGATACTGCAGTCGCTCGAGTTCGCTCATGCGGTCAGTGATGAACTGGCTGATGTGTCGCGCGCATTTACAGAGCCAATGACCTCGGTCTGA
- a CDS encoding protein-glutamate methylesterase/protein-glutamine glutaminase, whose amino-acid sequence MSKIKVLIIDDSAVVRQVLSAKFADEVGIEVIGVAADPVFALEKMKLQWPDVIVLDVEMPRMDGLTFLRKIMAEHPTPVVICSTLTERGAETTMQALAAGAVSIITKPKNALKRFLEEASEDLVSAVRAAARANVRRLAPASAATPAPKLSADAILSAPTAALAQTTHSVVAIGTSTGGTQALEAVLTALPRLCPGIVIVQHMPERFTEAFAKRLDSLCQISVREAKNGDTVVPGLALIAPGGRHVLVKRSGAQYYVEVVDGPLVSRHRPSVDVLFRSVAKYAGRNALGIIMTGMGDDGAKGMKEMHDMGAKTLAQDEESCVVYGMPKEAVKLGAVDRIVSLSQIPTEIVTFARQSAHSPGLV is encoded by the coding sequence ATGTCCAAGATCAAGGTTTTGATCATCGATGATTCGGCGGTCGTCCGGCAGGTACTGAGTGCCAAGTTTGCCGACGAAGTGGGCATCGAGGTGATCGGCGTGGCGGCTGATCCCGTGTTCGCGCTAGAAAAGATGAAACTGCAGTGGCCGGACGTGATCGTGCTGGACGTGGAAATGCCGCGCATGGACGGGCTGACTTTCCTGCGCAAGATCATGGCGGAACATCCCACCCCGGTCGTGATCTGTTCGACTCTCACGGAGCGCGGCGCCGAAACCACCATGCAGGCTCTCGCCGCCGGCGCCGTCAGCATCATCACCAAACCGAAGAACGCGCTCAAGCGGTTCCTCGAGGAAGCCTCCGAGGATCTGGTAAGCGCTGTCCGCGCGGCGGCCCGGGCCAACGTCAGACGCCTGGCGCCTGCGTCCGCTGCCACGCCCGCGCCCAAGCTTTCGGCCGACGCCATCCTGTCGGCGCCCACCGCGGCATTGGCACAGACCACCCATTCCGTCGTCGCCATCGGCACTTCGACCGGGGGCACCCAGGCGCTGGAGGCGGTGCTGACCGCCTTGCCACGGCTATGCCCTGGCATCGTCATCGTGCAGCACATGCCGGAGCGTTTCACCGAGGCCTTCGCCAAACGCCTTGACAGCCTTTGTCAGATTTCGGTGCGGGAAGCGAAAAATGGCGATACCGTGGTGCCGGGATTGGCCCTGATTGCGCCAGGCGGCCGGCATGTCCTGGTCAAGCGCAGTGGCGCGCAGTATTACGTGGAGGTAGTGGATGGCCCGCTAGTGAGCCGGCACCGTCCCTCGGTGGATGTGCTGTTTCGTTCCGTGGCCAAATACGCCGGCCGCAATGCCTTGGGCATCATCATGACCGGGATGGGCGATGACGGTGCCAAAGGCATGAAGGAAATGCACGACATGGGGGCGAAGACCTTGGCGCAGGACGAGGAGAGCTGCGTGGTCTACGGCATGCCCAAGGAAGCGGTGAAGCTCGGCGCGGTGGACAGGATCGTCAGCCTGAGCCAGATTCCCACGGAAATCGTTACGTTTGCCCGGCAGTCGGCGCACTCGCCGGGTCTCGTCTGA
- a CDS encoding cytochrome-c peroxidase gives MQKAVFKALMAAVLGLTLATPSHAQRFLRNFGLTAKEDLGRRIFFDTSLSSPPGQACSSCHDPAFAFSDPNAASPTSKGANPEIRGSRNAPSIMYASFSPRFHFDRDEGLFIGGQFLDGRSPTVNDQAKQPFLNPIEMGNASGDEVVEKIRQADYAHLFERVFGAGALANPKSAYNKVGDALAAFERSPALRRFTSKYDYALKGRARLTAQETRGRKLYEAADKGNCAACHPNRPGADSSPPLFTDFTYDNLGVPSNPDNPFYSQPGAVNPLGKQFVDKGLGGRLDVFAENGKFKVPTLRNIAVTGPYMHNGYFTNLRSVVEFYSNRDVKPVCPNRFTRTGEAQKLNCWPEPEVKENLNRDELGALNLSNQEIDDLVAFLKTLTDGYKPK, from the coding sequence ATGCAAAAAGCAGTATTCAAGGCCCTAATGGCCGCCGTTCTCGGACTCACCCTGGCCACACCTTCGCATGCACAGCGCTTCTTGCGGAATTTCGGACTCACGGCCAAGGAGGATCTGGGCAGGCGCATCTTCTTCGACACTAGCCTGTCCTCACCGCCGGGCCAGGCCTGCTCCAGTTGCCACGACCCGGCGTTTGCCTTTTCGGACCCCAACGCCGCCTCGCCCACCTCAAAAGGTGCCAATCCGGAAATTAGAGGCAGCCGCAACGCGCCTTCGATCATGTACGCCAGTTTCAGCCCGCGATTTCACTTCGATCGTGACGAAGGCTTATTCATCGGCGGGCAGTTTCTCGACGGCCGCTCGCCTACCGTCAATGACCAGGCCAAACAGCCGTTCCTGAACCCCATCGAGATGGGCAACGCCAGCGGCGACGAAGTCGTCGAGAAAATCCGCCAGGCAGACTACGCCCACCTGTTCGAGCGGGTATTTGGAGCCGGCGCCCTCGCCAATCCGAAGTCCGCCTACAACAAGGTGGGCGACGCCCTGGCCGCTTTCGAGCGCAGTCCGGCCCTGCGTCGCTTCACCTCAAAGTACGATTACGCCCTAAAGGGACGCGCCAGACTGACGGCTCAGGAGACCCGCGGTCGCAAGCTCTACGAAGCGGCCGACAAGGGCAATTGCGCCGCCTGCCATCCGAATCGGCCCGGCGCGGACAGCTCGCCGCCCTTGTTCACCGATTTCACCTACGACAACCTGGGCGTTCCGAGCAACCCGGACAACCCGTTTTACTCGCAACCCGGCGCGGTCAATCCGCTCGGAAAGCAATTCGTGGACAAGGGGCTAGGCGGCAGGCTGGACGTATTCGCCGAAAACGGCAAGTTCAAGGTACCGACCCTGCGCAATATCGCCGTAACCGGCCCTTACATGCACAACGGCTATTTCACCAACTTGCGCAGCGTCGTCGAGTTCTACAGCAACCGCGATGTCAAACCGGTTTGCCCCAACCGATTTACCCGGACAGGAGAGGCGCAAAAGCTCAACTGCTGGCCGGAACCCGAGGTGAAGGAGAACCTCAATCGCGACGAGTTGGGCGCCTTGAATCTGAGCAATCAGGAAATCGACGATCTGGTCGCATTTCTGAAAACCCTGACCGACGGCTACAAACCTAAGTGA
- a CDS encoding ABC transporter ATP-binding protein: MMQPAITVDRLVFEYPGVRALDDVSFSIERGSITALVGPNGAGKTTLLRCIAGLDLPLSGDVRVDGIDVQREPRACHRHLGYLSDSFGLYENLSVRRCLRYSAEANGLAPASVEPAVKQTAERLGLADRLEQKAGELSRGLQQRVAIGQAIIHGPLMVLLDEPAAGLDPEARHELSSLFRHLRADGLTLLVSSHILAELAEYSTHMLVLQAGRLVDHRTVIGQASASTTLELQLSAAVADARRRLEVLPGVSNVRADTENRVCFDFAGNLDARHQLLRTLIDAGLPICGLQEVAPDMQSAYLDSICAARRNES, from the coding sequence ATGATGCAGCCTGCGATTACAGTCGATCGACTGGTCTTCGAATACCCAGGAGTCCGAGCTCTCGACGACGTCAGCTTCTCCATCGAGCGGGGCAGCATCACGGCGCTGGTAGGGCCCAATGGCGCGGGCAAGACCACCCTGCTGCGCTGCATAGCCGGCCTGGACCTACCCTTGTCGGGCGACGTCCGTGTCGATGGCATCGATGTGCAGCGGGAACCCCGCGCCTGCCACCGCCACCTGGGCTATCTCTCCGACAGCTTCGGCCTGTACGAGAACCTGAGCGTCCGGCGCTGCCTGCGTTATTCCGCCGAGGCCAATGGCCTTGCACCTGCCAGCGTGGAGCCGGCGGTGAAACAAACGGCCGAAAGGCTGGGCCTCGCCGACCGCCTGGAACAAAAGGCGGGCGAACTTTCGCGCGGCTTACAGCAGCGGGTAGCCATCGGCCAGGCTATCATTCACGGCCCCCTGATGGTACTGCTGGACGAGCCCGCCGCCGGCCTGGACCCGGAGGCGCGTCACGAGCTCAGTAGCCTGTTCCGCCACTTGCGGGCGGATGGGTTGACCTTGCTGGTGTCCTCGCACATCCTGGCGGAACTGGCCGAGTATTCCACCCACATGCTGGTACTGCAGGCCGGCCGGCTGGTGGACCATCGAACGGTCATTGGGCAGGCCAGCGCTTCAACGACACTGGAGCTTCAGTTAAGTGCGGCGGTAGCCGACGCGAGACGCCGTTTGGAAGTTCTGCCAGGGGTCTCGAATGTCCGGGCGGATACCGAAAATCGGGTCTGCTTTGACTTTGCGGGCAATCTCGATGCCCGCCACCAGCTCCTGCGTACCCTGATCGATGCCGGCCTGCCCATCTGCGGCCTGCAGGAGGTGGCGCCAGACATGCAATCCGCCTATCTGGACAGTATTTGCGCAGCGCGCAGGAACGAATCATGA